ATGAGAGTGGGAAGCAGTTGGTTGCAGCTGGTGATACAGGCAACTCAGTAGAACTTGTCGGTGGTTCAGAGCTTGTTATAACCAAAAGAAGTGATGAGGGAATATTGAGTAAAACACTTGGTTCCCGAGAATACATGCGCTACTATCAGCAGAAGCCTCGTCCATCACCTGCAAATAACATGGCCATTACAGCTGCCTTGGCCTCAAGGTCTGTTTTCACTCTCGCCAAGTTTTCTAGTCTAGATCATCTGTTATAGAAATTGCAACTGCAACCCAACTGAAGTTCTTTGCgtttcaataataatatatagtAACGAGAGAATTCTGCTTTGGTTTTCAGGTACAGGAGTATGGGCATAGCAACCGTGCAGTCAAGAGAGCAAATGGTGAGAATGAAAGTGATGAAAGCAATGAATAGAGGGGGTGTGGAGGCAATGCGTACAAAAGTTGGCATGAAGAATAATGTCATTCGGAACTTGCCCAAGAATGTTCCGTATTAGTCAGCACATGGGTTATCCTTCTCAGCATTATTATATTGTAAATGTTGAGAACATagcactttttttaattttgcttgtACTGTCCCTAGTAAAATCTAAGATGTTATGTAGGCTgtttgaaatgaaaatggaagTAGATGGAGGACTCGCAATACAATACAACGGATACAATTGGTTGATTTGCTGAAAAGTGATATTAGGTAATTTGTTCATATTGGTGAATGTTCTTGTGATTTTTGCTTTGCTTGCTAGGAGACCAAACATTTCGATAGTTAAATGGAAAATGGATTTTAGATGCATAAGCCTGCACACCCCAGTGCACAAAATGAATTGCCTTTTACTCATTTTATAATCACTGTCAGCCTTGAATTAGTACACAACCGTCTTCAGTCTTAGCTTCAAACTATACCAGCTCCTCAACTATTCGGGTCACGACCCCTACAGCAACTGTTCTTCCTAATGTTCTAAGAAACACCCTTCCAAGGGCTTTACATTTCGAGAACATTTCAATGCAAATTGATTCCTGCAAAACCAACTGAAAGTAGAACCATGTCAAACCCATTTTGCTTTGCAATTATCAGGAAAAATGACTCAAATAAACCAGCTAGTAGCAATAACATGGATCTCCCAACTTACCTCAATAACTGCACTCTGCTTAGCAACAATACAGCGAGGTGCTTTCTTTGTGACTTTCCCAGTCTTTGAATCAAGCAATAATGATATCCTTGCAACTCTTGCAGCTTCCTTTGCATGGTGTGCATAAAACTCCAACTGATTATTCCATTTAGATTTCAGATTGTTTAGTTAAACCATAACATTTCAGACAAAAAAACTAGACGACAAAATGTACAGTGGTAAGCTTGCCTGAGAACCCATTAAAATTGGTGTTGCACCATCCAGAACAAGCACCTTCAACTCCAAATGTCTTGCAAATGCAACTGGAAAATCAGGATGACACAACACACCACCAGCTATCACATGATTTCCATCTATCCCGTGCAGGTTGATAGCTACATTATCTCCAGCTCTTGCAATTGAACAAGTTTGGGAATCACGCTCTAAGGAACGCACGGTTGCTATATCTGCAGATGGCATGACTAAAACCTACAATCATACACAAAGAATTATGGTTACGGATGGTATACATGCTATTCTATCAGAACCAGAAATTCATATCATTGGGCACCAAAAAGGAACTATTGGACAGGCAATCTTAATCAATAAAGCACACCAAGATAGGAAAATGGGTTCAAACAACTCGAGCAACTCTTTTATTGGGAGGTAACATATTATCCCCACAAAAACAATAACCTGTATCATCACAAAATGGCATACCTTTGATCCACTTCGAACAGCTCCAGCCTCTAACTTGCCACAGGCAGACACCTGCCCTTGTGAAGATTTTATAACATCACATATAGGCATAAGTAGGGGCTTTGAAAAATCTCTGCTAGAAGGCTGGAAGGAATCAATTGCATCTAATAGATAAGGTCCATGATACCTGCATAAAAATTACCAAGTTACTTCTACAATATTTGCACATCAATGGGAATTCTGACACGTTTTTTCACCATGCAGTATCACCATCAGcgatataaattttaattacattATTACCATAGAACCCtgtaacataaatatatatcttaTCTTATGTAATGACCATCAACATTTTAAATCTTGTAGTTTAAAGTCAAACATGGCATGCCAGTTTGAACTTAAATGAGCACGCTTATCAGTGAACAAGAAGTTCCATTCAATGAGAAATACAACAGATAATAAAAAGATGGACCATACATTTAGAGCAGTAGGAACTTAACAAGCTGCTACACTCTTCATAGCACTAGGGGCAGACCATCTCTCCTACATTGCGCGACCAGGATAACAGAATGCTATCACAAATTGGCAATACATGGACAGGAAACAACAAATTCAACTACAACTTGGAGATGATAATCATATTTCTCAGGACATATACATCTAATGAAAGCAGGGTGGGGCATTGATATATCAGAATTTGGCAGAAGCTTAGCACCTTAACCAAGCCTAGGTTTAGTTTCACCTATACCATGAAAAGCCACAATTGAAGATCTGTTAGAGACTATTTTTGCTCTTTTTTGTGCTCAACAGCGACTGTGCAATATGTGAACTCCAAAAGCAATCTCAAATACATGCAAGAAGAAACTCACCAGGATAGACGAACATCAGAAGGTGCAACTACTAAATTCTGATTCTCAACAGCGCTTAGCGGAATCCATGTGACTGAGGAATCCTTAAAGTCACAAGAGCGGAGAAATGTCCCAAGCtgtgattttatcaaatcaaatcGATCCTTAGAGTACTCTACAGCATCCATCTTGTTAACTGCAACTATAATTTGATCAACACCAAAACTTCTGATGAGTTGTGCATGCTCCCTTGTCTGTCCCTTTGTGCCATCCATACCAGCTTCAAATGAACCAATAGAAGCATCTATAACAAGAATTGCAGCATCAGCTGGTGTTGCCCCAGTTATCATATTTGGAACAAAATCTTTGTGCCCTGGGGAGTCAAGGACAACAACATGATATCTTTTTGAATCCAAATAAGTTACAGCCACGGTCATGGTGACTCCCCTTTCCCTTTCTTCTGCACTCTCATCCAATGCCCAAGCATAAGCAAAGGATCCTTTTCCCTAATTGAgaataaacacatatataatcagATTAGGGACTTGAATTCACATCCAGACTCAGAAAATAGTCAAGAAATTACCTGCAATTTGGACTCCTTTTCATATTTGTGCATTTCTTTTTGGGATATTCGTCCCAAAAGGTGAAGCAGTCTACCAGAGAGTGTTGATTTTCCAGAATCAACATGCCCAACCTAAGATATGAAGAGTTATATCATTACCAtgttaaaataacaaataataacaccaaaaatttaagattttttggCCCAAACTTAAATTGTAACTTACAATTGCAAGATTTAGTTGAGTCAGTGAACCTTCTGCTTTTTCAGGGAACATCCACTTTTCAGGCTTATACTGTGCACGTGAATTTGCTTTTATATCTTTTGAGTTCCCAGATTTAGCACCCAAAGTCATGTTTTTCAGATTACTAGTGAGATATCCCTCACCTCCATGCGTTAAAGAGCTTCCATCTTCCACCATATCAGTTCTTTCTTTTGGCATCAATGATGATGAGCTTTGACCACTAGAACACAAATTATTAGAAACACTTCTTCCATCTGAATCTTCAACTCTGCCTTTTGCCATTGAAGCAGAAGATTTATCTGAAGCTTTGAAACCTGATGATGGATTGATTTCTAGATTCTTTGAGAAGATAATCCCACCGTGCTTGTCTTTTCCTGTTGAGTCATGTGAGCTATCTGAACTTTTAGCACTTGATAGTACTTTAACTGCCTCATTCTTCCCAACCCCACTAGAGGGAGCTCTGGAAGATTTAAAGTCAAAAATCTTGGCTGCAAATGAATGGCAGCATAGAAAGAAGATAAGACAAAACTTTAACTTGGTAAAAAGGAAAAAGCTTTCCACAAAATGCGGTCACTGTCTAGGTCCATTTCAGAGATTTTGAACTTTAATGTACAACCACACTCTTAGAATGCTAAAACTATATACATAACAGAAAATCAGCATCTATTTAGAATACAGGCTTGCATTAATGCATATCAAGATGCAGAGAGATATAATTCAAGTGTGGTCCTGATTCATTGCAGCAACAACAGGTATTGACAGCAGTACACAGGTATTAAGTGACCTGCTGCAACTTAAAAGAATTCATTCTAATTTGAAATCGGCATAGTTAAATGGTTCAGAATAATGCAAAGACACATGAATTGTACTAATTGAAAAACAACAGTCCTTTAGTTCCTTTAATGCCAAGTACAGAAACAATTAGGGAAAGATTTCAACATAACCGATTGCAATAGCCACATGATACCTTTTGAATGCTGTGCAGATGAATGCAGACCATTGGAAACCAAGTCATCTGGAGATGGAACATCAAACTTAAAAGGGGCTGTATCATTAAAGCATGTATGGTTAGAATATACAATTGCAAGATGCATCAAGCACTATATTTCAGAAGTAAAGCATTAAAATGACTCCCAAAGGAAGCTACCAGCAGAAGAAATAATTATAAGgaattttaaattaaactaaatgttTCTACTGTTTGGAACagcatattttcaaatttaagtaACACCTTTGATACTTATCCGTTTCCAGCCTTAATATGTCCAGACCTATATTAATACGGTAATGGGTAGGAGAACTATAAGCCttatgaaattcatgaaattgtccTTGGTTATTCCCAAGCATGTGGAAGTTATTGTTCTCTTTCACCACAAAATCATCATTCTGTTGTTGAGAATCTACTTCTTTTTTGGACATCTGATGCGGCCTTGATGCGAAAAGAGACTTGGCCATAATAGATACTCCAGAAACTTTGCATATGCCATGAACTGCATGAAAGGGATCTAATCTATAAAAGGTCCCACCAATGTAAAAAGGAGCCTAGGAAACAAAGAACAATATGTACTGGACATCCAAACATTCACAAGttatatgttaaataactttCTAAAGAAAGTGAAAACCTGTGCATCCAGGTTTAACTAGGAAGTGACAAGAGGAACCAGGAGAGTGGAGACAGGAGTGaatggaagagaaaaaaaaagaattatgctATCACATTGAATAAGAACAAAGAGCAGCTCATCCTCCTACACTTGATACAAATAGCAACATCAATAGGTCAATTGCAATTGTGATGCACACCTGTTCTCTTCTCATCATAGGTGCCATTACTGACTGATGGACTGCGAAGAATGCCACAAATATCACATGATGACATGGTATCATCATTATCATAAGTACAAACGGAGCAACGCCACACACCACGTTTGATAGTGTCTTGCAGAGAAGGTTCTTTCACTGTTTTAAGAAACAAATAGCATTAAGTCTGGAAGCAGaaagaaaaatgtataatttCCGTTAACCATTTTTCTCAGTATCAATTTATCCACATCTTATTGAAACATAGAGCTAACTAACAAAATTAGCAAGGTCACCTAAACGGTATCTCATCATAAAGCTAAGATgtaataagaaaaaagaaaaaagagggaaaaaagtTCACTCACCATTTTCTTCTACATCATATCCATAGTCGTAGTCATCAAAATCATCATCATAACCATCATCATAATCAATTCCACAATTAACTTTTCGAGGCATTGTTCTAGCACCCAAGAAGCAAACAGCTGTTTCAATCAAATATGGAACAAGTTCACGAAGAGAACTTAAAGTCTAATAAGCTAAGCAAAGAGTCACGTATGCAAAATAGTAGGAGGAATGCATGGGGAAATGAAATCAACCTCTAATTGATACTAAGATCAATACTTACAAGAAAAAGGGACAACCTTCCTTgacctaaaaataaaaaagttgataaCTGGAAAAAGCCATAGTAGAATGAATTTTATTCTTCAACGTAATTGTCCCTCCCACATCAATGAAAAGGCTGAAGCCGCACTGCACAACAACCCAAATCCAATCTAGTTCACCGAGcaaccaaaattaaaacccaaCTCCGCTAAGCAGAGAATCGAATATCTAACTTAGTTTAGGAGTgagattaaaatgttttaaagtgaaaattaaacataaaaaagctcAACAGTTTTTCCCGTGTCATAGTTTAGTTAGTGCAATTTTTGTCAGCAACGAAACAAAAAGTAGGTAGGCAAAAAAATtgggatttctttttctttttgaaaattgcCTCTGCATTTATTTTGATTAGGAAGAATCACAATGGTTATAAATTTCATGGAATTTGACCACCCCAAACATTATGCTGAGTGTTTACCATTTAGTGAAAATAAGAAACTGAAATTGGAGAGCCACTTTCAATTATCCTAAAGAAAACATTTAATTTAGTTTCGattatttatattaaagaaaaataaaatggaggaGGAAGCAAAGCAAGCTACCTGATTGAAGCTAACGAAAGCGGTGGGGAGGGAAATGCTCtgtttcttctcttctcttctcaaAGCTATGATTGCCCGCCAGCAACTGCAAAGATGcttgttttcgatttctttttcttttttttactagTATTTGTTATTTTGGGGCTAAATTGAAAGCTTTTAGGATATTTCAGGGAAAATTGAAACTTCAACAATTACTTAGACAGGGACTTCAAAATGGATCGAATTTTTCTTCTCTCTTGGAGTGATTTGAATAGTTAGTATAAGTTTTGTTTGATTcgatttatataaattattgatatgcaatattatgtaaataattatatttgtttaatataaaattataatattgatATTAAAGTAAGTTTCAAACTTTTTATGACGAAAATTAGTTGTTACAGATCTTTAAAAATTAactttcaattataaatttatgaattattatCGATTGAGTCTAAACTTGATTAACATAACATTTGTTGCTTATGTAGGAGAGTGTGGATTTGAGTGCGTTAAAACgcattgtttttttatttacgaGTTGAGAAAAGATTATTGGTACCAATCGTAAGTCGATATCTCATTCAAGTCATATACCTTTTGATATCAATTTATAAGTCATactaaatatgtattaattaattatcattttgaatatttaaattgtatttgttttctatgaattaatattaattaattaattttgtagaTTGTCTAACAAAATACATTTAAATCTAAAAAGCTTTGGTTCCTGttatttgtttattataattatttttttaatgatattatatattatttgaatgttaatacattttctcttctttaatttatattaaaatatttttatggtatTATGTGCTATTGGTTGTGTACAACAATTAATTGTTATAAATGTATTTTCAATTCATTATATtcttaataattttgaaaatattttaattatgtttacaatataacttatgtattacaaaaaaaaatagttttcatTTAATGTTAAATGCTTcagttataaataaattatagcaTCTTCTTATTTATATAATAAGAAATGTTAATTAGATTAAATGTGCATAtactatataaaatattcatGATTCCTTCAACAtctttatataataaattatatttacttacaatgaaatttttaattaaaaattttatttttttcatatttttaattcaattatttttagattttaatttcctatcaaaatttgcacaatcaaatcattaatttaaatgatttattttcttatattttaccttaaatatatataatttgaatatatatcaTTCAATTACATGAAAGgtaataaaatgttaattattattgtaataggccaatttagtcAAGGctcacaaaaaataaataaatccaaaataataaaacaaagtccaagtccagtccaaaattatatcatttggcccgatcagaatggcccattacttgaaaaggttgaaggtccatctacaagcttgacacatatggaaacataatcttcaaggatatgcaatcttagccgttgatgtaattgatctgtaccgttggatttggggaggctcaactataaatagagatctctcccttcattgtaaaaacaCTTAGTTTgggaacaataataatttttaagagcattcactcaaatttctctctcttgcgttcttattttctatgGCTTGTTCTTGTTTTGTTCTTCGTTCATCTTCGTTTCTTTTTAAGTTGCtttcatttgagttggattttgGTAGAGGAATTTCGTTGAATCTTCATATTgtgagagttaggctgacttaagtttttttttaaccttttttatttatctatttatttgtttaatcattaattattcttttacttttattcatttatttatccatcaactttctgattttaaaaataaggcaatattcagTACTTTGGAGCtttgagaaaatcgtgccctaacttactgtgttttgatttttttatccaaataaccgaatatcatttttaaactttaatgcaTGAGACAAGCTTAGTTTCGAGGGTTAAAATGTCGTAtcttaacttactggatgtgacatcttattACTTCAGGACAAGGAGGTCTTAACatcaaatttgatttattcaggtttttaaagagggtcgtattttaaaatcttttcaaattttcaacattaggacgttaattaatcaattaggt
The genomic region above belongs to Gossypium hirsutum isolate 1008001.06 chromosome D05, Gossypium_hirsutum_v2.1, whole genome shotgun sequence and contains:
- the LOC107906768 gene encoding HBS1-like protein isoform X4; the protein is MPRKVNCGIDYDDGYDDDFDDYDYGYDVEENVKEPSLQDTIKRGVWRCSVCTYDNDDTMSSCDICGILRSPSVSNGTYDEKRTAPFKFDVPSPDDLVSNGLHSSAQHSKGKDKHGGIIFSKNLEINPSSGFKASDKSSASMAKGRVEDSDGRSVSNNLCSSGQSSSSLMPKERTDMVEDGSSLTHGGEGYLTSNLKNMTLGAKSGNSKDIKANSRAQYKPEKWMFPEKAEGSLTQLNLAIVGHVDSGKSTLSGRLLHLLGRISQKEMHKYEKESKLQGKGSFAYAWALDESAEERERGVTMTVAVTYLDSKRYHVVVLDSPGHKDFVPNMITGATPADAAILVIDASIGSFEAGMDGTKGQTREHAQLIRSFGVDQIIVAVNKMDAVEYSKDRFDLIKSQLGTFLRSCDFKDSSVTWIPLSAVENQNLVVAPSDVRLSWYHGPYLLDAIDSFQPSSRDFSKPLLMPICDVIKSSQGQVSACGKLEAGAVRSGSKVLVMPSADIATVRSLERDSQTCSIARAGDNVAINLHGIDGNHVIAGGVLCHPDFPVAFARHLELKVLVLDGATPILMGSQLEFYAHHAKEAARVARISLLLDSKTGKVTKKAPRCIVAKQSAVIELVLQESICIEMFSKCKALGRVFLRTLGRTVAVGVVTRIVEELV
- the LOC107906768 gene encoding HBS1-like protein isoform X2, producing the protein MPRKVNCGIDYDDGYDDDFDDYDYGYDVEENVKEPSLQDTIKRGVWRCSVCTYDNDDTMSSCDICGILRSPSVSNGTYDEKRTVHGICKVSGVSIMAKSLFASRPHQMSKKEVDSQQQNDDFVVKENNNFHMLGNNQGQFHEFHKAYSSPTHYRINIAPFKFDVPSPDDLVSNGLHSSAQHSKGKDKHGGIIFSKNLEINPSSGFKASDKSSASMAKGRVEDSDGRSVSNNLCSSGQSSSSLMPKERTDMVEDGSSLTHGGEGYLTSNLKNMTLGAKSGNSKDIKANSRAQYKPEKWMFPEKAEGSLTQLNLAIVGHVDSGKSTLSGRLLHLLGRISQKEMHKYEKESKLQGKGSFAYAWALDESAEERERGVTMTVAVTYLDSKRYHVVVLDSPGHKDFVPNMITGATPADAAILVIDASIGSFEAGMDGTKGQTREHAQLIRSFGVDQIIVAVNKMDAVEYSKDRFDLIKSQLGTFLRSCDFKDSSVTWIPLSAVENQNLVVAPSDVRLSWYHGPYLLDAIDSFQPSSRDFSKPLLMPICDVIKSSQGQVSACGKLEAGAVRSGSKVLVMPSADIATVRSLERDSQTCSIARAGDNVAINLHGIDGNHVIAGGVLCHPDFPVAFARHLELKVLVLDGATPILMGSQLEFYAHHAKEAARVARISLLLDSKTGKVTKKAPRCIVAKQSAVIELVLQESICIEMFSKCKALGRVFLRTLGRTVAVGVVTRIVEELV
- the LOC107906768 gene encoding HBS1-like protein isoform X1, with translation MPRKVNCGIDYDDGYDDDFDDYDYGYDVEENVKEPSLQDTIKRGVWRCSVCTYDNDDTMSSCDICGILRSPSVSNGTYDEKRTVHGICKVSGVSIMAKSLFASRPHQMSKKEVDSQQQNDDFVVKENNNFHMLGNNQGQFHEFHKAYSSPTHYRINIAPFKFDVPSPDDLVSNGLHSSAQHSKAKIFDFKSSRAPSSGVGKNEAVKVLSSAKSSDSSHDSTGKDKHGGIIFSKNLEINPSSGFKASDKSSASMAKGRVEDSDGRSVSNNLCSSGQSSSSLMPKERTDMVEDGSSLTHGGEGYLTSNLKNMTLGAKSGNSKDIKANSRAQYKPEKWMFPEKAEGSLTQLNLAIVGHVDSGKSTLSGRLLHLLGRISQKEMHKYEKESKLQGKGSFAYAWALDESAEERERGVTMTVAVTYLDSKRYHVVVLDSPGHKDFVPNMITGATPADAAILVIDASIGSFEAGMDGTKGQTREHAQLIRSFGVDQIIVAVNKMDAVEYSKDRFDLIKSQLGTFLRSCDFKDSSVTWIPLSAVENQNLVVAPSDVRLSWYHGPYLLDAIDSFQPSSRDFSKPLLMPICDVIKSSQGQVSACGKLEAGAVRSGSKVLVMPSADIATVRSLERDSQTCSIARAGDNVAINLHGIDGNHVIAGGVLCHPDFPVAFARHLELKVLVLDGATPILMGSQLEFYAHHAKEAARVARISLLLDSKTGKVTKKAPRCIVAKQSAVIELVLQESICIEMFSKCKALGRVFLRTLGRTVAVGVVTRIVEELV
- the LOC107906768 gene encoding HBS1-like protein isoform X3 translates to MPRKVNCGIDYDDGYDDDFDDYDYGYDVEENVKEPSLQDTIKRGVWRCSVCTYDNDDTMSSCDICGILRSPSVSNGTYDEKRTAPFKFDVPSPDDLVSNGLHSSAQHSKAKIFDFKSSRAPSSGVGKNEAVKVLSSAKSSDSSHDSTGKDKHGGIIFSKNLEINPSSGFKASDKSSASMAKGRVEDSDGRSVSNNLCSSGQSSSSLMPKERTDMVEDGSSLTHGGEGYLTSNLKNMTLGAKSGNSKDIKANSRAQYKPEKWMFPEKAEGSLTQLNLAIVGHVDSGKSTLSGRLLHLLGRISQKEMHKYEKESKLQGKGSFAYAWALDESAEERERGVTMTVAVTYLDSKRYHVVVLDSPGHKDFVPNMITGATPADAAILVIDASIGSFEAGMDGTKGQTREHAQLIRSFGVDQIIVAVNKMDAVEYSKDRFDLIKSQLGTFLRSCDFKDSSVTWIPLSAVENQNLVVAPSDVRLSWYHGPYLLDAIDSFQPSSRDFSKPLLMPICDVIKSSQGQVSACGKLEAGAVRSGSKVLVMPSADIATVRSLERDSQTCSIARAGDNVAINLHGIDGNHVIAGGVLCHPDFPVAFARHLELKVLVLDGATPILMGSQLEFYAHHAKEAARVARISLLLDSKTGKVTKKAPRCIVAKQSAVIELVLQESICIEMFSKCKALGRVFLRTLGRTVAVGVVTRIVEELV